In the genome of Paralichthys olivaceus isolate ysfri-2021 chromosome 10, ASM2471397v2, whole genome shotgun sequence, the window CCCATACCTCAGAGAACGTGGATTCAAGTGTACCTCAAATCCATTCACCCAGTAGGTCGAGGTTAATCTGCTGATGTAGAAATTAAATCCACAAAGTctatcaagaaaaaaaaatccatgaagGCTAATTTGTCTCTGATCAGTTTGTGATTCTGTGTTTTAGATGAAGAACATGTAAAAATCAGCTGCCTGTTGTTTCTCTGAACAGTTAAAACCTATGAGAGCATGACACTGGAAGAACTGGAAGACAATGAAGACGAGTTCGGTGAGGAAGATGAGGCTGCCATCGAGATGTACAGGTGAGTGAAGGTTAAACTCCCAGTCCTGCACATCAGGCTGTTCTGTGGAGAAAGCCGAGCGTGTTGATTGTCCAGTTGTATTGACAACCTGCAGCTCCAGTGGAGGCAGCTCATGGACACTGGGCTCTGATACATTTGTCTAATAATTGAAGTATATTTGTAGtagttcatttaaatatttagttaTTACCTTCAAATATGAATCTTTGAATCTGTAAGTGAGACTCTCGTCTCAGACTGAGGTCATGTCACTGACGTGTGTAGCATCGCTTTGTAGACAAAAGCGTCTTGCTGAGTGGAAGGTGACTCAGTCGAAGAACGTGTTCAAGGAGGTCGTTGAAATCTCCGGGCAAGACTACATCAAGGAGGTGAACCAGGCCGGAGAAGGCATCTGGGTGGTGCTGCACCTCTACAAACAGGGGTGAGTCATCCGACCACATCAACAATGAGACAAAAACTATCAACGGCTTATTGATATAGAGCAGAAAATGGGATTTTAATGATCTGCATGCTTCGTATTTTTCTCCTCTGAGATTTGACTTATTTGaccttttttagattttatatgTAATTGTACATGATCGTGTCTGGTTTGAgaatatttctttctgtcttctggCCTCTTATTAAACCCTGTTTAACATGTATCAggaattatattgtatttttcatCAACATTATCACATTAACATATCCATCCATTCCACCAGCATCCCTCTGTGCACGCTCATCAACCAGCACCTGAGCTTCTTGGCCAGGAAGTTCCCTCAGACCAAGTTCCTCAAGTCAATCTCCACCACCTGCATCCCCAACTACCCCGACCGCAACCTGCCCACCATCTTTGTCTATTTCGAGGGGGAGATGAAGGCCCAGTTCATCGGTCCCCTGGTCTTTGGGGGCATGAACCTCAAAGTTGAAGGTGGGTTCAAAGTTGCTTGCTGAATAACTGCATCAATGAACAGCTGTTATTTTATCTTCTCTGTGCAAAAAacctttttcttgttttactcTATATATCTTGTCCATTTCATCATATTTATCAAGTAAGGATTTGTGGTTcgtcttgtctctctctcagagctGGAGTGGAGGTTATCAGAATCCGGGGCGGTCAAGACGGACCTAGAGGaaaaccccaaaaaacaaatagaagaCAAGTTAATGTCGTCAATCAGATGTTCGCTCCCCACACGAAATGACAGTGACTCTGAGGACGAGGACGATTAGGAAAAAACCACCTGTCGCTCCAAACCAGAACAACCCAGTGTCTGTTACGTGTGAAACACTCAGAGGACCTTGAAACATTTCATGATAATAGGGGCAGCGATGGCATCTCCTTTATAAGAAagtatatttcatgttttgacCATGTAGGTGGCGCTGTTGTGCTGGGATCAGTCCTGCTCAAAGGAACTCGGACAGGACACTCGTTGGCCCAGATTTAAACCGACAGTACGACCTTGTCGTTGAACCCTTCGTGTGCATGGTAGTGtggaaaacatcacaacaatcactctttttgtaattttaataacGTCCAGCTGCATCACCTGAATCTGTACAAAACcatcaaagacacattttaactttttttattatgtttcatGTTAATTTTGTCACAAAATGtacatgtacatttaaaaactgtcaaattaaatttgagTTCACCGCTTTGCCACAATCAGTATTTTTCCCCCATCGCTATTTTTTGGGAATCTCTATCATTGACCTGAAAATAACTTCTTTTGAATGTTGTTTCTAgtttaaaagacacatttctttttgcaACATGCCAAATTTGTGCTTGGAAACATTTCACGTTGACTTGCATCGATTGACATTTGGAAGCAGGAAGACACGCGACAGCCACGACAGTAcaactctgtgtttttttttttccatctatacaataatttattttctggtAACAAAAAGCCATGTGCCTGTCTGAGGGGACACGTCGCAGAGGCTGTGCGTTGTCCCACCAGCTGTTTTTTTGAAGGTGGCGTCCGTTAGAGAAGcttccctctgctgctgttcttcTTCTGTCAGATCTGAttttccttgtttgtttttcagactgGTCTTTTACAACAGCCCCTCTGGCAGCACTCAAATCTTCTGTTTCattagagagacagaggaagagaaatgtcAGTGTCAGCAGTAGATCGAACCTGAGCAGTGATTCATGCTGGCTCCTTCTCTATCACTGTTTCAGTGCTTCTAGTCGTGTGTATCCTCTTTCTACAGCTTCTTCACATGTCCCTGTTTCAGCTTCTTTAAAAGTTCACACACTACCTCTTAATTTTACAAGCATGAAGCTGACAGTTAAAGATGTGGATGTGTATCTTAAGATTTCTCACCAAAAGTAGAACCTTTCTCCTCTGGGAAAGTTTCGGTGAAAGTCGCAACAGAGGGTGAACTGAGTGAGActggaggagggaagagaagagtcACTGTTTGACATGTGTTCAGTTTAAGTTCTCATATTGCTGCTTATTGAAGACGATTAacatttacaactttattctttgCTGGACAAAATAATGTGTTTCTCAAAGTTAGGACATTATTTCACCGAAACTAAGATCtagaaaagagatttttttttttattacattatgagataaagtgttttcactggagAATAACTGGATTCAGATGAAACGAGTCTGGCACTAAAGGAGCCTGTTCAGTCATCTGAGCAGGTGCTGTCCTTTAAATTGGTGTTATTCATCTGAGTGTTGAGGAGCATCAGTCACCTGAGCTCTCGGAGAGAGAAGACCGCATTCAGATCTTATGTTTGATTTGATCTTAGGCttaaacacatgaatgaatcaGAAAGACGACGGTGGTTTGCTCACCTCTTGCTGTACAGCTCCGAGAGAGTCACGTGCTTTGGAGTAATGAAACAGAAACTGGAGACAAACAGGAGGAATCCCAAAGTCAGTCAAGTGTTGCTGAACAAATTAGAAATACAGTTGAATGAATGAGCAACAATAAGAAAAACTTActcttttgaaaatgttatgaACTTGTTCCTGTGGGGGAAACGATTTCAAGTTGATAACAGAAGgaatacagagagaaaaacacatccTGATGGTTTCACTGACACCATGAGTGTGTGAGCAGCGTGCCGTGCGTCCCCGTACATCCCCTCACTTTCTTAAAAAAGTCCAGCTCACATAACTCCAAACAAACCAGGCCatcaatgaaaagacaaaaaaaatttgGAACTTCGtagtttttaaatttgtggGAAAGCGGTGAACAAGCAACTCTTTCCACGCACCAGCTCCATGTGTCATATTCACAGTACTGGTATTTATATTAGTgaaatagaaatattaaaacactgtaatAATACGATGTCAGTATGTTTTCACACACCTCATCCTGGTCTCTCCACAAGACGTCTTTCAAATCGTCCCCCTGGATGCCACGCACCTGCAGACAGCAACACAACTCATCGTGaaccaacaacaaatacagttgtgttattttcacTAATTGAGATTTAAAACATTCCAGTCAATCCAGGATACATCGGTCTGATACAGCTGCTGGTGCACTGAGCATTTGGACTGAGTATATTTGCAGATGAGGGAGAATGAAGTTTAGAGCAAGTTCAATCTAGAAGACTCTTTGATGATGGTGGTGTCATTACGCCCTCGCGTCAGATTCAGTTTCAGTACATGCTCTGAGCTCTGTGCTCACAGCATCACTACACAGCTGCAATCACAAAACAACTGATTTAAACATTGATGAAGCTGTTAATATACCAACACACTTAACTTCCTCTGTCACTTAATAATATTCCTCTCTTTACTGACAACCTTAAAAATAATTCATCACAGACATCAGTCCTGGAAATGGAATGTTGTAAGTGTGcatggatttaaaaaatgtaaaaagattaTTCTCTACCTCTCTGAATGCTATGCCGTCCTCCCACGGATCGTAAGGACTGGCATCTGGAAAAAGAGCACGTGAGTATATGTTCAACCACATTTGGAAGATTATTGATGGGATTGTTCTATATTCATTTATGTACCAGACCAGCACCTGAGTCTGCTTCTCAAAAATACAAGTTCAATACAGAggctttctaaaaaaaaaagtgttggtAATAATAATGTCAAGTCCAAATTCAGTCTTATTTACAGGatcttaaaacacattttgcttcacttcctctgtcGCTGCAGGTTTCATTAGACATCACAGCAAGTAATTAAATACAGTTACTCACTTACTGCCTTTAAGATATGTGAGTATTCATTGAGTATGTAGATGTATTATACTTTATACTTCAGTTCCACTTCATTAATATTGTAGTTTAAGCACCAGATGTATGCTACAGTTACTGGTTATTTTGTGCACAAAAAATAGCTTAACATCAGTGTATGAAGAAAAACTATATCATTAATACTGTTATTAAAAGGTATATTTCTTCATACTTTacctcttgattttttttatagcaCTTTCACAGGAAACTAAGTAGCCTGTATTctgcattttagtttttacttcTCAATTTTCCATAATTGTAAATGATGAATCTTCCTCACAGACTGACAGAATAGTTCTCCTTGTTCATTTACTTCTGATCTGTGTGGCATCAATGTACAATTTAATAGATTAATACAGTAAAAAACACTTTAACTGACCGTTATCATCCTGTATGGTTTGATCTCCTGTAATAAATTACAACTGTTAGAcctgaacatgttttttctttaatgacTTTGCACCTTTTGTCTATTCGAGGATTTTAAGAAAAACCCAACAAGAACGAAAAATCCACTTCAAAGATCCATTGGGTGAATTGTGACCACACCGTTTATAAAAACGTACAGATGAAGTTGAGCTCTTGAGCTTTAAAATCCCAGTTTATTATAATGATGACTCACCTGTTGAGCTCCAACATCCAAGAAACCAGAATAAGcataaaagaaaaagttgtCGCACTGTCGGCAGCGTCATGTCTCTGTGCGTCCTCGCTCCTCTTCCTTATGGATCGGTGCGCTCTGGTGATGGAGAGGCTGTGTCTCTTGGTGCGCACTGGTCCtctcggctcggctcggctcggtTCTGCTCGGCTCAGCTCGTGGGTCTCGAACCCTGtctgctgtggttgtgtggtcTGAACACCTCTGCCCCCCTGCTCTGTTTAAAAAGAGCACAACTTTGCGCGCAGACAAGCATCCTCTCTTACGCAGAGGTGACCAATCACACCGACTCCAACGCGCGCACGCACACTGTACTGGGAATACATGGCTTGAGTGCTGACGTCAGGTTTTTTATAATGGATGATATGACTGGAATCTGAGCTTTAAAGGGAAATGGATGATAACCCTGAAGAAACATTCAATATTTTAAGAGTATAACATTAGTAACGCTCACTTCACGTGGGATTTAGCTGATGCGAAGATgattttaggttttatttttttatgtaacgATGATGTTGAGGGATTTTTGTCGAGAGAATCCTTCTTTTGGTGATTCTGGCACATTTGACAGTGTTCTGATCACCTTCACGTGGTCTGGACACTTGTAGGTTGATGACAAAAGTGCATTAAGTCTATTAATGTCCTCACACCACTGGTATAAAAAAGGACCAGACACTCATGGGATctataaatcattttttgagaAATCAAGGAGAATGTTCCTGCAGAAGGTCCTGGTGTTATTTCTTCTCAGAACAATGTGGAGAAGTTTATGGATTTCTACTCAGAGCACCACCGATGTGTTAATATCAAATTGTTGTAATTATTTCTCAATCTAAATTCCATTGTTTCAAGTTTAGCAGAGGATTTTTGATGAAACGTGATTTCTCATTATAATCTGTGTGTTCTTTATTATCTTCTGTAATTGATTCCGACACAATTTGGCGTTTGATCCCCTGTAAGTCCGAAACATTTCCTCATCTGAGACCGAACAACGACACGGTTCTTTGAGCGTCTCAGGTTGAGTCTCGTTTTCGTCACAGTGGAATCTTTAGCACCGTCACTTGTGTCTGGTAGAGAATTGGGTAAGGCTTCCCTGGAGACCTCGGTCAGGTCAGGGTCATCCTCAAAGTgcttctgttgctgctgctacaTGCAACATATGAGCCACTCAGGACCAGCAGTGAAACTTTCTGTAGTTTCTCCACAGCCTGAGTCATCTTGTGGTTAAAGCCTCTAGTTACACTGATTTACGGAAAGTCCCTCTCCATCGTCTGCAGCATCAGCAGTGGAGGTTAATCACCCAGGTTGGATTGGTTAAAGCCACAACAATGAAGATCTGATAACGAAGGAGTTAGTAAAGGAAGTGAAGCTTAATTAGTTTGCCAACGTTCATGGAGCGGAGTCATAAAGTGTGTCACTGAAGAACAATCGGCGACAAAAGGCCAGTTTGGATAAACGAGTCTATTTTGAGGGCGTCCACAGAGGCTGCAGATATTAGGAGGGGGTTCCTCAGGGGCAAGTTTTCccatttcatttcagtgttAACTGTGGATTTTCCGAAGTTGGGCAATCcaatttgtatttttccttttagTGCGTGTGACGTATCCAGGATGTTGATGGAatcacgtcatccatctttatatataacCTGTTCAGTTGCATTCTGGGccttcagttttgtttttgttttttagcttCACCTCTGACTTCAACTCGCTCTGGGCTGCACATCAACACGAGCCATTTAACTGAATCTGTGCACAATGCATCGTAAAGATGATGTGGATTCATGTGCACCGTCCCTGATGTATGAATAAACGTAAAGTCAAGACACCGACCACTCTCATCGTATGACAGCAGACAgctgtcctctgctgctgctgactgttTGCTGCAGAAAGTTGATCCAAAACCTGTTTTATTGAAGTGTAACCGAGCTGCTGTCGGGTTGAGCCCTGACGCTGCGTGTTGGTCTGTTCAGGGATTAACTGCTGCGATCAGGTAGAGCGGAGACACTTACAGCGACCTCCACAAACCGACGACTGACATTTCACTCACACTTTCACTCCACTGTCACACATCAGTCGGCTGTAATGACAGACCGCTCACCGCACTGCATTGTGGAGTATTCTAGTGGAAGATGGTTGTAATTAGGATGatggtaataaaaaaaaacagaaaaacaatttaaattagACAATAAAAGGAGAGTAAACCAAAAATCTACGACAGAATCCAAAAGGAACAATTGAATATGAGTAAAGTCAATTATTTAAAAGTTGTCACATTACATGAGTAAAAGATTTCAGTCCGGAGTCCATCCCGTACATTGCCTATACTTTCTTGTGCatgtattataaataataaataataatttaggaTACAAAGTTTTCCTTCTTCCTGGaagttgatgaaaacaaaaaagatatatgttgttttcttgtcaAGCTCTTATGCAGACAAGTGGAAGGGAATCTTCAATGCAGCAGGTTCACATGTCTCATCTCTCTACTACACCAACAGTTGCTGTGGATCCAGGTCTTTTTCATGTATGATATAATTCATTAATCCCGGATCTCGATCTTGATAAGAGTCTGAGGTGATGTAACAGCTCCAGAATCTGCTCCTCAGAGTCTCCCTGCTGTTTTTCTAAGAAAATGCACTTTTCatcaataagaaaaaaaatattcataataaagaaaatacgacaatttaattgaatctaattcactgtgtttgagttttgtttctcttttatctCGTCTATTTGCACCaattgtttgatttcatttcgCTCGACTGTGAATAACAAGTGATGCAATCAAATCCACTACATGTGTTTACCGAAGAGGGTTGTGCAGGAGACGGATCGAGGGAAACAAGAAACTCAAATATTACTGATTCTTGAATCTCGCAGCGTTTTTCGGAGTTCTGGTAATCACAGTCCATCTTGTGTGATTGACCtgcacataaacaaaggaaatgGGAATAACtgaggcagagagaagcagctgaaGAGCCTCTTATTCACTTTCTTATTTTGAAAGATGGACCCGCTCAATTTCCATGGCTGTTATATAAAGAATATAGAAATACAGatctgtgaaaacatttaaaaacactgtgagcGTTACACAAGACCAGTCTGATAACGTttcctcacagagctgctgtcgTTTTGTTCAAAGCGTTCTATCCTTCAGATAAACAGATGATTTGTGGTGTCAATGAAATACAAATTCACGAAAGGCTGAAGCTGAGATAAGTCTGCAGCACAGTGAGCTGCAATTAACGCTGTGTGATTGTTAATTTGATGTGAAGCTCTCACTACCTGATGTCATTTTGCACTGGGTGAAACCATGTTGGCTCTTTAATGAGAAGCATCACCCTCAGGCGTCCTTTAACAACATTTCT includes:
- the nms gene encoding neuromedin-S isoform X2 gives rise to the protein MTLPTVRQLFLLCLFWFLGCWSSTDASPYDPWEDGIAFREVRGIQGDDLKDVLWRDQDEEQVHNIFKRFLFHYSKARDSLGAVQQESHSVHPLLRLSPKLSQRRKVLLLKI
- the pdcl3 gene encoding phosducin-like protein 3, whose amino-acid sequence is MQDPNEDTEWNDILRKKGILPPKEIPKDEEEEELALQQQSVVKTYESMTLEELEDNEDEFGEEDEAAIEMYRQKRLAEWKVTQSKNVFKEVVEISGQDYIKEVNQAGEGIWVVLHLYKQGIPLCTLINQHLSFLARKFPQTKFLKSISTTCIPNYPDRNLPTIFVYFEGEMKAQFIGPLVFGGMNLKVEELEWRLSESGAVKTDLEENPKKQIEDKLMSSIRCSLPTRNDSDSEDEDD
- the nms gene encoding uncharacterized protein nms isoform X3: MTLPTVRQLFLLCLFWFLGCWSSTGDQTIQDDNDASPYDPWEDGIAFREVRGIQGDDLKDVLWRDQDEEQVHNIFKRFLFHYSKARDSLGAVQQEVSKPPSSF
- the nms gene encoding neuromedin-S isoform X1, whose product is MTLPTVRQLFLLCLFWFLGCWSSTGDQTIQDDNDASPYDPWEDGIAFREVRGIQGDDLKDVLWRDQDEEQVHNIFKRFLFHYSKARDSLGAVQQESHSVHPLLRLSPKLSQRRKVLLLKI